In Candidatus Nitrosotenuis uzonensis, one DNA window encodes the following:
- a CDS encoding RNA-binding domain-containing protein, translated as MEKRLEVDIQVIVHATEDPQKIFDAFKDVFDLDVEDFVSQDLRGHFDNPITLLQAKLKKKKSRQFVKTLVSGISQSDVEMILEDIESRCDDSSLFLRISKQGLVQKRIVLGDEDPVKLRIYTPVYSQKNLSKTYSEILRGTI; from the coding sequence ATGGAAAAACGGCTTGAGGTAGACATCCAAGTCATTGTTCATGCAACAGAAGATCCGCAGAAAATATTCGATGCATTCAAAGATGTGTTTGATCTAGATGTGGAGGACTTTGTGTCTCAGGACCTGCGAGGCCACTTTGACAATCCCATAACATTGCTCCAGGCCAAGCTGAAAAAGAAAAAATCAAGGCAGTTTGTAAAGACTCTCGTATCTGGCATTTCACAATCCGATGTCGAGATGATATTGGAGGACATTGAAAGCAGGTGTGACGACTCGTCGTTATTTTTGAGGATATCAAAGCAGGGACTGGTACAAAAAAGAATTGTACTTGGAGATGAGGATCCAGTCAAGCTGCGAATATACACTCCCGTTTACAGCCAGAAGAATCTGTCCAAGACATACTCGGAGATTTTGAGAGGCACCATTTAA
- a CDS encoding AAA family ATPase: MLQAQSTYLDWNNSIEILDKAFDAGLFVLIIGPKGTGKTSLVREFAARKSTKLESINFSLRTRESHLVGTKTMTDGNIGFDEGILIKSMKEGSILYLDELNAAEADVLLRLDEALDDRRQIVLKESTGEMIEAQKGWFVIATINPLTHVGTKELPPQLLSRFPVRIRLDYPPEATEVEIVKRHVSANHDDKIIQGIKLANVLRQAAAVEELYYSPSLRETIAFAKLVDLGISPKEAADIVFGNVYAQWGSVEYQKVNDIITSMFGR; encoded by the coding sequence ATGTTGCAGGCGCAGTCAACATATCTGGACTGGAACAACTCCATAGAGATTCTGGACAAGGCATTTGATGCAGGACTTTTTGTTTTGATAATAGGCCCAAAAGGAACGGGCAAGACATCGCTTGTGCGCGAGTTTGCCGCAAGGAAAAGCACAAAGCTTGAATCGATAAACTTTAGCTTAAGGACACGCGAATCACATCTTGTAGGCACAAAGACGATGACTGATGGAAACATCGGATTTGACGAGGGAATTTTGATAAAGTCTATGAAGGAAGGCAGTATACTATACCTTGATGAGTTGAATGCTGCTGAGGCTGACGTTCTGCTAAGGCTTGATGAGGCACTTGATGATAGAAGGCAGATTGTACTCAAAGAATCCACAGGAGAGATGATAGAGGCGCAGAAGGGATGGTTTGTGATTGCGACGATAAACCCGCTCACACATGTGGGCACAAAGGAACTTCCTCCGCAACTGCTAAGCAGATTCCCTGTGAGAATAAGGCTCGACTATCCGCCTGAGGCAACTGAAGTGGAGATTGTGAAAAGACACGTCTCGGCAAATCATGATGATAAGATAATCCAAGGAATAAAGCTGGCAAACGTGTTAAGGCAGGCAGCTGCGGTAGAAGAGTTGTATTACTCTCCGAGCCTGCGCGAAACCATCGCTTTTGCAAAGCTTGTGGATTTGGGAATTAGTCCAAAGGAGGCAGCAGACATTGTGTTTGGAAATGTTTATGCCCAGTGGGGAAGCGTCGAGTATCAGAAGGTAAACGACATCATAACATCTATGTTTGGAAGATAA
- a CDS encoding Lrp/AsnC ligand binding domain-containing protein — protein MSRAYVLIHCDMGYEEHVIDFLKSIKSISEVNGVFGAYDIVVKAEAPTSDGLENVVANIRKNQRIRSTLTLPIIEGQGKS, from the coding sequence TTGTCTCGCGCGTACGTACTCATCCACTGCGACATGGGGTATGAGGAGCATGTAATAGACTTTCTCAAGTCAATAAAGAGTATAAGTGAAGTTAACGGTGTTTTTGGCGCTTATGATATTGTTGTAAAGGCAGAGGCTCCTACCAGCGACGGGTTGGAAAATGTTGTGGCAAATATCAGAAAAAATCAGAGAATACGTTCAACCCTCACACTCCCTATAATAGAAGGACAGGGAAAGTCCTAG
- a CDS encoding sensor histidine kinase produces MGIFIDGHHVDETLLAKAKEQANKESGRDIATLSMLYNPKDQELYCIIDASDEKTIQRYHAELGLDCDFVTPVEHIHTKAVQNAERLKAIGELSARLAHDLRNPLSVIKNTVEIMEHKQRLSIEDRIVYFGRLHRAIDRISHQIEDVLDFVRPINLTLQNNLVNEIIASAIEKITVPDLVKINTPANYVHAVCDFTRMEVAINNLLMNAIQAMNNAGQVDVILTENQKQAVIQIKDRGCGIPQEIMPNIFEPLFTTKQEGTGLGLASCKKIIEQHGGTIEVSSVVGKGTTFTITLPKQSIHLEKQINENSEVAA; encoded by the coding sequence GTGGGTATATTCATAGACGGTCACCATGTGGATGAAACCCTGCTTGCCAAGGCAAAGGAACAGGCAAACAAGGAATCGGGCAGGGATATTGCTACTCTAAGCATGCTTTACAATCCAAAGGATCAAGAACTTTACTGCATTATTGATGCCTCAGATGAGAAAACAATTCAACGATATCACGCAGAACTTGGCCTTGATTGCGACTTTGTCACCCCAGTAGAGCACATTCACACAAAAGCAGTCCAGAATGCCGAAAGGCTAAAAGCAATAGGCGAATTATCGGCCAGGCTTGCACACGATCTAAGAAACCCACTCTCGGTGATAAAAAATACCGTCGAGATAATGGAACACAAGCAACGACTCTCTATTGAAGACAGAATAGTCTATTTTGGAAGGTTGCACAGAGCAATAGATAGAATATCTCACCAAATTGAGGACGTTCTTGATTTTGTAAGGCCGATAAACCTGACACTACAAAACAATCTTGTCAACGAAATAATCGCATCTGCCATCGAGAAAATAACCGTGCCGGACTTGGTCAAGATCAATACACCTGCAAACTATGTGCATGCAGTATGTGACTTTACAAGAATGGAAGTTGCAATCAACAATCTTCTGATGAACGCAATTCAAGCTATGAACAATGCAGGACAGGTCGACGTTATACTAACTGAGAATCAAAAACAGGCCGTGATTCAGATAAAGGACAGGGGATGCGGCATACCTCAAGAAATAATGCCTAACATCTTTGAGCCGTTGTTTACGACAAAACAGGAAGGAACCGGTCTTGGGCTTGCCAGCTGCAAGAAAATAATAGAGCAGCACGGAGGAACAATTGAGGTATCAAGCGTTGTGGGAAAAGGAACTACCTTTACAATAACACTTCCAAAACAGTCGATACATCTGGAAAAACAGATCAACGAGAATAGCGAGGTTGCAGCCTAG
- a CDS encoding ASCH domain-containing protein, with amino-acid sequence MQYQNVMTSFKCLSVSQPFAYLIISGKKKIELRSWNTNFRGDILIHAPLKIRKSDCRRLHVEGKHLVTGAIIGKATLYDVKKYGAKREWIDDARYHLASSVFSSKRYGFLLKNAKAFSIPIPCKGRLGLFDVQIGATGPNDVQIASDIFDEEYRTQWINHH; translated from the coding sequence ATGCAGTATCAGAATGTAATGACATCGTTCAAGTGCCTGTCAGTCTCACAGCCTTTTGCATACCTGATAATATCAGGTAAAAAGAAAATAGAGTTACGCAGTTGGAATACGAATTTCCGAGGCGATATCTTAATTCATGCACCATTAAAAATAAGGAAAAGTGATTGTAGGAGGCTGCATGTTGAAGGAAAACATCTTGTTACGGGCGCAATAATAGGTAAAGCCACGCTGTATGACGTGAAAAAATACGGCGCCAAAAGAGAATGGATTGATGATGCCAGATATCATCTTGCCTCAAGCGTGTTTTCTTCAAAAAGATACGGATTTTTGCTAAAAAATGCCAAGGCGTTTTCAATACCAATACCATGCAAGGGTAGACTCGGTCTTTTTGATGTTCAGATTGGAGCTACAGGGCCAAATGACGTGCAGATTGCCTCCGATATCTTTGATGAGGAATATCGTACCCAGTGGATCAACCATCATTAG
- the serS gene encoding serine--tRNA ligase: MLDPKIIKEKPEIIKKMLRDRNVEYDLDLLLRLDAQRRELIVRTDELRKKKNIVAVEIATRKKSGTDASSAILQMQQVSEELQSLEVEQQKVESDYSRLALTIPNLVHESVPIGPDESANKEVRRWGTVPIFDFQVRDHIDISQSLDLVDLERAAKTAGARFYYLKKSLVKLNHALIGYALDFLEKKGYTPVQPPYMINKSSMEGAIIADDFANVIYKVQDEDLFLIGTSEHAIAAMHSDEILDGKDLPIRYAGVSPCFRKEAGAHGRDQKGIFRVHQFEKVEQYVFARPEESWTEHERMLAVAEEFYQSLGIPYRVMLLSSGDLGKVSAKTYDIEGWMAGQNAYREMVSCSNCLDFQTRRLKIRFRDKTNDQTQYVHSLNSTLVATTRTLVAIMENFQAKDGHFDVPRPLQKYLGSDIIS, from the coding sequence ATGCTTGATCCTAAGATCATCAAGGAAAAGCCGGAGATTATCAAAAAAATGCTCAGGGACCGGAATGTCGAGTACGACCTTGATCTCCTGCTAAGGCTTGATGCGCAAAGGCGCGAGCTTATTGTAAGAACTGACGAGCTGAGAAAGAAAAAGAACATCGTGGCGGTGGAAATAGCTACCAGAAAAAAATCTGGCACTGATGCAAGCTCTGCAATTTTGCAGATGCAACAGGTATCAGAGGAACTCCAGTCCCTTGAGGTAGAACAACAAAAAGTAGAATCAGATTACTCCAGGCTTGCTCTGACCATTCCCAATCTTGTCCACGAATCAGTTCCAATAGGCCCTGATGAATCGGCAAACAAAGAGGTAAGAAGGTGGGGCACAGTGCCAATCTTTGATTTCCAAGTAAGGGATCACATCGACATATCACAGAGCCTTGATCTTGTGGACCTTGAAAGGGCTGCAAAGACAGCCGGTGCTAGATTTTACTATCTGAAAAAATCACTTGTAAAGCTAAACCACGCACTCATAGGATATGCCCTTGACTTTTTGGAAAAAAAAGGATACACGCCAGTTCAGCCACCATACATGATAAACAAAAGCTCGATGGAAGGAGCAATAATTGCAGACGACTTTGCAAATGTAATATACAAGGTGCAGGACGAAGACCTGTTTTTAATTGGAACATCAGAGCATGCAATAGCTGCCATGCATTCGGATGAGATACTTGATGGAAAGGATCTTCCTATACGTTATGCTGGCGTGAGTCCTTGCTTTAGAAAGGAGGCAGGTGCCCACGGACGCGACCAGAAGGGCATATTCCGCGTGCACCAGTTTGAGAAGGTCGAGCAGTATGTATTTGCAAGACCAGAGGAATCATGGACAGAGCACGAAAGGATGCTTGCAGTTGCAGAAGAATTCTACCAAAGTCTTGGAATACCATACCGCGTCATGCTCCTATCAAGCGGTGATCTTGGCAAGGTTTCCGCAAAGACATACGATATCGAAGGGTGGATGGCCGGACAGAATGCATACCGCGAGATGGTTTCCTGCTCCAACTGCCTTGACTTTCAGACAAGACGCCTCAAGATAAGATTCCGGGACAAGACCAACGATCAGACCCAGTACGTCCATTCGCTCAATAGCACGCTTGTTGCCACCACAAGAACGCTTGTTGCCATAATGGAGAACTTTCAGGCAAAGGACGGCCATTTTGATGTGCCAAGGCCGCTGCAAAAATATCTTGGTTCAGATATCATCTCATAA
- a CDS encoding NAD(P)/FAD-dependent oxidoreductase: MVAAQSAAHYSNQRISILVIDRNPPILLGRKSINGWVCGDAVSKEAVDYMGTRIKSVWGKPEIEHRVKGVMALSPDRETAIPFDGDGYLLNRQQLPQSQYREALKRGINVDFEINLTGLVYEGNQVVGVEGLDKKTNQPYRKTAKVVIDATGVTSMLRNGIRNTTKMEKKIDRTDLESTGRHIMYFDKGEEDLTEFDPDYCLIHLDQDIAPGGYGWVFPKGPNKVNIGLGVEKTLLDKRNKRLGKHDDVTGLINQYVARNRAIRNPRLSTDPEDAHNATGNFQVSVRRQNDCMVANGFMLVGDSAWMPKPLDAGGIGPALIAGTIIGKNVVDAIESGDVTEKGLWQYNVDYVREYGYKTAGLEVFRRLLQMLTNEQINYGMKHFLGNMDVEAISRGEHPDFSMIGKMGMIIRGALNKKLADGLRYTTQQNRWLTEHYRNYPKSPEGFEEWSKKLQKAMQESYVQLEKWNN; this comes from the coding sequence ATGGTTGCAGCACAGTCTGCTGCGCATTACTCTAATCAAAGAATATCAATTTTAGTAATAGACAGGAACCCGCCAATACTGCTTGGCCGCAAATCGATTAACGGCTGGGTCTGCGGAGATGCAGTCTCCAAGGAGGCAGTTGACTATATGGGTACAAGAATAAAGTCAGTCTGGGGCAAGCCGGAAATCGAGCACAGGGTAAAGGGCGTCATGGCATTATCTCCTGACAGGGAAACTGCAATTCCATTTGATGGTGATGGATACTTGCTCAACCGCCAGCAGCTTCCGCAAAGCCAGTACAGAGAGGCCCTCAAGCGCGGAATCAATGTCGATTTTGAGATAAACTTGACAGGACTTGTTTACGAGGGCAACCAAGTAGTCGGTGTCGAAGGACTGGACAAGAAGACCAACCAGCCATACAGGAAAACTGCCAAGGTCGTAATTGATGCCACCGGAGTCACCTCGATGCTGCGAAACGGAATTAGGAACACCACGAAGATGGAGAAGAAAATAGACAGGACTGACTTGGAATCGACAGGCAGACACATCATGTATTTTGACAAGGGAGAAGAAGATCTCACCGAGTTTGATCCTGATTACTGTCTGATTCATCTTGATCAGGACATAGCTCCGGGAGGATACGGCTGGGTTTTTCCCAAGGGTCCCAACAAAGTCAACATCGGACTCGGAGTTGAAAAGACATTACTGGATAAAAGAAACAAAAGACTTGGAAAACACGACGATGTCACAGGTCTGATAAATCAGTACGTTGCGCGAAACAGGGCCATTAGAAATCCTAGGCTGTCTACAGATCCAGAAGACGCTCACAATGCAACTGGAAACTTTCAAGTCTCAGTAAGAAGACAAAACGATTGCATGGTTGCAAACGGATTCATGCTGGTGGGAGATTCCGCATGGATGCCAAAGCCTCTTGATGCAGGCGGAATAGGGCCTGCCCTCATTGCTGGTACCATAATAGGAAAGAACGTAGTTGATGCAATAGAGTCAGGCGATGTCACAGAGAAAGGCCTCTGGCAGTACAATGTGGATTATGTCAGAGAATACGGATACAAAACTGCAGGCCTTGAAGTATTCAGGAGGCTGCTGCAGATGCTGACAAACGAGCAGATTAACTATGGAATGAAGCACTTTTTGGGAAACATGGACGTTGAGGCAATCAGCCGCGGTGAGCACCCCGACTTTAGCATGATAGGCAAGATGGGCATGATAATACGTGGAGCTCTTAACAAAAAGCTTGCTGACGGTCTTCGATACACAACACAGCAGAACAGGTGGCTGACAGAGCACTATAGAAACTATCCGAAAAGTCCAGAGGGCTTTGAAGAATGGAGTAAAAAGCTGCAAAAGGCCATGCAGGAATCGTATGTTCAGCTAGAAAAATGGAACAACTGA
- a CDS encoding 30S ribosomal protein S3ae, translating into MARRKGGKVKDKWREKKWVTVIAPESFNNAPLAYIPITDEQKAIGRVVEVTLFDILKGDPSQYQYKIYFQIVKIEGDKAYSIFKRYEYAKEFLRSLIRRGSSKVNYVMDVKTKDNYIFRIKVIALTHKKLNTSRKHALRLIAKDVMSKNIQEMTIDQFVQATCYGKINSDIMAAAKKVIRMRHVGLEKVKLIRTAEAEVALLQA; encoded by the coding sequence TTGGCTCGAAGAAAGGGCGGAAAAGTAAAGGACAAGTGGCGTGAGAAAAAATGGGTCACAGTAATTGCCCCAGAATCGTTTAACAACGCCCCGCTAGCATACATACCGATAACTGACGAGCAGAAGGCAATAGGTCGTGTGGTCGAGGTTACGCTTTTTGACATACTGAAAGGAGACCCATCACAGTACCAATACAAGATTTACTTTCAAATAGTCAAGATTGAAGGAGACAAGGCATATTCCATTTTCAAAAGATACGAGTACGCAAAAGAGTTCCTCAGAAGCCTCATCAGAAGAGGATCAAGCAAGGTCAACTATGTTATGGATGTAAAAACAAAAGACAATTATATCTTTAGAATCAAGGTGATCGCCCTGACTCACAAAAAGCTCAACACGTCAAGAAAGCACGCGTTAAGACTGATTGCAAAGGACGTGATGAGCAAGAACATACAAGAGATGACAATAGACCAGTTTGTGCAGGCAACATGTTATGGAAAGATAAACTCCGATATCATGGCTGCGGCAAAAAAAGTCATACGCATGAGACATGTAGGACTGGAAAAAGTAAAGCTGATCAGAACCGCTGAAGCCGAAGTAGCACTGCTGCAGGCATAA
- a CDS encoding TRAM domain-containing protein yields the protein MSFNDSSDRQNRRFGGGGYRGGGRRRFNDRQFDDTPKPVETGKEYDVSITETSRQGDGIARIEGFVIFVKGGQPGQETKVKITQVGRRFAIAEIA from the coding sequence ATGAGCTTTAACGACAGTTCCGATCGACAAAATCGAAGATTTGGCGGTGGCGGATACAGAGGAGGCGGACGTAGACGTTTTAACGACAGACAGTTCGACGACACTCCAAAACCAGTAGAAACTGGAAAAGAGTACGACGTATCCATTACTGAAACAAGCAGACAAGGCGACGGAATAGCACGAATCGAAGGATTTGTCATATTTGTGAAAGGCGGACAGCCTGGTCAAGAAACCAAAGTCAAGATCACACAAGTTGGCAGACGCTTTGCTATTGCAGAAATAGCATAA
- a CDS encoding KEOPS complex subunit Pcc1: MEAKIRITLSNISEKKAAAIKNALEPDNVDFPKGLSLTVENLDNALVFNFQSTDNMKKLTSTIDEVLAHVQMALRVIE; encoded by the coding sequence ATGGAAGCCAAAATCAGAATAACATTAAGTAACATTTCGGAAAAAAAGGCTGCTGCGATTAAGAACGCCTTGGAACCGGACAATGTGGATTTTCCCAAAGGCCTCTCCCTTACCGTGGAAAATCTTGATAACGCACTTGTTTTTAACTTCCAGAGTACTGATAATATGAAAAAACTCACATCGACTATCGACGAAGTGTTGGCGCACGTGCAGATGGCGCTCAGGGTGATAGAGTGA
- a CDS encoding rhodanese-like domain-containing protein, whose protein sequence is MSPLEISPEELARIIETKAPVLVLDIRSKQQYLEGHIKGAANAVCDSMQQKQVIMSKLPPHMKIILVDEDETIAKENATMMARFGFDAHYLKGGIKSWTSELVKSSQDTTISGDSLWDSLKKNEDVFLLDVREPSEFSEFKIPGAVNIPLSQLFSSGYESSIPKDKKVVTVCSHGNRSMVATFALAQKGIEATSLVGGMAMWNQVLNATSLKEGDVTIIQVEKVGKGCLSHIVGSNGEAVVIDPTHPASKYVEFAQKEGLRITKVIDTHQHADHVSAAKDLSHLVGAKLYLSKLEEYRMESEQVEDGMTISFGSKHLRAIHTPGHTQGSMSFSLDDMYIFSGDTLFVEGIGRPDLRDKAEEFAANLYETLHSKILKFPDSAKVFPTHHGEGVKPTSEGLFVTTIKDAKKLPLLDLDKAAFVSKVVSITTPRPMNYSMIIKINKGTIPVSQAQIPDLEMGPNRCSIRM, encoded by the coding sequence ATGAGTCCACTTGAGATAAGCCCTGAAGAGCTGGCCAGAATTATTGAAACTAAAGCGCCAGTGCTTGTTCTTGACATCAGATCAAAGCAGCAGTATTTGGAAGGACACATAAAAGGTGCCGCAAACGCCGTGTGCGACTCTATGCAGCAAAAACAAGTCATCATGTCAAAGCTTCCGCCACACATGAAGATAATACTTGTAGATGAGGACGAGACGATAGCAAAGGAAAACGCAACTATGATGGCCAGATTCGGATTTGATGCACATTACCTGAAGGGCGGAATTAAAAGTTGGACATCAGAACTAGTGAAAAGCTCGCAGGACACAACAATCAGCGGTGATAGCCTGTGGGATTCGCTCAAGAAAAACGAGGATGTGTTTTTGCTAGATGTAAGGGAGCCTTCAGAATTTTCAGAGTTTAAGATTCCAGGTGCTGTCAACATTCCACTGTCGCAACTGTTCTCATCAGGATACGAATCATCAATACCCAAGGACAAAAAAGTGGTCACCGTATGCTCGCATGGAAACCGTTCCATGGTTGCAACTTTTGCATTAGCGCAAAAGGGAATAGAGGCAACATCGCTTGTTGGCGGCATGGCCATGTGGAACCAGGTGCTAAACGCCACATCACTAAAGGAAGGCGATGTTACAATAATACAGGTTGAGAAGGTTGGAAAAGGATGCCTCTCGCACATAGTAGGATCAAACGGCGAGGCAGTGGTAATAGACCCGACTCATCCTGCATCAAAATATGTAGAATTTGCACAAAAGGAAGGTCTTAGAATCACCAAGGTGATAGACACCCACCAACACGCTGATCATGTTTCCGCTGCAAAAGATCTGTCGCATCTTGTTGGAGCAAAGCTGTATCTTAGCAAGCTTGAGGAATACAGGATGGAAAGTGAGCAGGTAGAGGATGGGATGACCATTTCATTTGGCTCAAAACATCTCAGGGCGATTCACACACCTGGCCATACGCAAGGCAGTATGTCGTTTTCACTTGATGATATGTATATTTTCAGCGGCGATACGCTGTTTGTTGAAGGAATAGGCAGGCCAGACCTCAGAGACAAGGCAGAGGAATTTGCGGCAAACCTATACGAAACACTTCACAGTAAGATTCTAAAATTCCCAGATAGTGCCAAAGTATTTCCAACCCATCATGGCGAGGGGGTAAAACCTACAAGTGAAGGATTATTTGTCACCACGATAAAAGACGCAAAAAAGCTTCCTCTTCTTGATCTTGACAAGGCTGCATTTGTCTCAAAAGTGGTGAGCATTACTACCCCAAGACCGATGAACTATTCTATGATAATCAAGATTAACAAGGGAACGATTCCAGTATCCCAGGCACAGATTCCGGACCTGGAGATGGGCCCTAATAGATGCAGTATCAGAATGTAA
- a CDS encoding vWA domain-containing protein has protein sequence MQSLRLGYDTLVEIATFLARRWSEREKVVVEFSDKKETQTKIKDSKISLVSPERYIGDDFERYRQFRVSIWYEAMRVKFCKKILSNDHAFGFILNTLETRRIELLGRKIWRGMDEEIIFGYTYQWIYRPQLANVLGKTRIVEAFYQHFLFGDVKGEIQPSHAEKITRASARAKEIVGEALEKKHDTEWLEKKVPEILSILDIDALVTIPLSVPWKAPGLAVTKQDLVKAVNKIAENREADFGKVDVKNVLEGKAVAEEFKVLREETRKSQNKGLGSEAIGIHVPGSTNVDETRIYDQDLISNLKTKFKEWKTSWKEQHVINGDEFDEESYVEGHYKPFLTDIKKSINAKIVILLDHSSSINDVQTQYKKATLALCEVLSFLKIRFSVYAFNTSQKQVVCWLIKSEDAKWNSATAKRLAQIEANGGTPLADVYQKMYPILRSKKPDIFLTLSDGEPSDPDAVRAMVKSLRSVGIKMVAIGIGHDTFSATKIASNLRYLDYERTLAVSRLKDIPNRVLSVLQAS, from the coding sequence ATGCAGTCATTACGCTTAGGATACGATACGCTAGTCGAGATCGCAACTTTTCTGGCAAGAAGATGGTCTGAAAGAGAGAAGGTCGTTGTAGAGTTTTCCGACAAAAAGGAAACGCAGACGAAAATAAAGGACAGCAAAATAAGCCTGGTTTCTCCCGAAAGATACATCGGAGACGACTTTGAAAGGTATCGACAGTTCCGAGTCTCCATATGGTATGAGGCCATGCGTGTAAAATTCTGCAAAAAGATTCTCAGCAACGATCATGCATTTGGCTTCATTTTGAACACGCTGGAGACAAGAAGAATAGAGCTTTTAGGCAGAAAGATATGGCGTGGAATGGACGAGGAAATTATTTTCGGTTATACCTACCAGTGGATTTACAGGCCGCAGCTTGCAAATGTTCTTGGAAAAACAAGGATTGTCGAAGCATTCTACCAGCATTTTTTATTCGGCGATGTGAAGGGCGAGATACAGCCAAGTCATGCTGAAAAAATAACAAGAGCTTCTGCACGTGCCAAGGAAATAGTAGGGGAGGCGCTGGAAAAAAAACACGATACCGAGTGGCTGGAAAAAAAAGTGCCAGAGATTCTTAGTATTCTTGATATCGACGCCCTTGTCACCATTCCGCTTTCAGTTCCATGGAAGGCGCCAGGCCTTGCAGTGACAAAGCAGGATTTGGTAAAGGCGGTAAACAAGATTGCTGAGAATCGCGAGGCTGATTTTGGCAAGGTGGATGTCAAAAACGTCCTTGAGGGAAAGGCGGTGGCAGAAGAGTTCAAGGTGTTAAGGGAGGAGACGCGTAAGAGCCAGAACAAGGGACTTGGTAGTGAAGCAATAGGCATACACGTGCCAGGCTCGACCAACGTTGATGAGACCAGAATTTACGATCAGGACCTGATAAGCAACCTGAAGACAAAGTTTAAGGAATGGAAGACTAGCTGGAAGGAACAGCACGTAATCAACGGCGATGAGTTCGATGAGGAATCGTATGTTGAGGGCCATTACAAACCGTTTCTGACAGATATCAAAAAGTCGATAAACGCAAAAATTGTGATCTTGCTTGACCATTCTTCAAGCATCAATGACGTTCAGACGCAATACAAGAAAGCAACACTGGCGCTTTGCGAAGTTCTCTCCTTTCTGAAGATACGGTTCTCAGTTTACGCATTCAACACTTCGCAAAAGCAGGTGGTCTGCTGGCTCATCAAGTCGGAGGATGCAAAATGGAACAGTGCGACGGCAAAAAGATTGGCGCAGATAGAGGCAAATGGAGGCACCCCCCTTGCCGACGTATACCAGAAGATGTACCCTATTTTGCGCTCAAAGAAGCCGGACATATTCTTGACACTCTCCGATGGAGAGCCGTCCGATCCTGATGCGGTAAGGGCCATGGTAAAGTCGTTAAGGTCAGTTGGAATCAAGATGGTGGCAATAGGCATAGGGCACGATACCTTTAGCGCCACAAAGATTGCAAGCAATCTTAGATATCTTGACTATGAAAGGACGCTTGCAGTCTCAAGATTAAAGGACATACCAAATCGTGTACTCAGCGTGTTGCAAGCAAGTTAG
- a CDS encoding TATA-box-binding protein, whose amino-acid sequence MPQTKPIVSIENVVASASVDQKIDLNEVTKKFPDTEYHPDQFPGLVFRLKSPRTATLIFRTGKMVCTGAKSEEMAIKAVQTVVEKLRKGGIKIKNDAEIVVQNIVAAINLGGKIHLEHAARTLPRSMYEPEQFPGLIHRMLDPKTVILLFASGKLVCTGAKKEADVYRSVNNLHSLLEEKKLMIYDN is encoded by the coding sequence TTGCCACAGACAAAACCCATAGTAAGCATTGAGAATGTAGTTGCATCTGCATCAGTTGATCAAAAAATCGACCTAAACGAAGTTACAAAGAAATTTCCTGACACTGAATACCACCCAGACCAATTTCCAGGACTTGTGTTCAGATTAAAATCACCAAGAACTGCCACGCTTATTTTCAGAACAGGCAAGATGGTATGTACTGGAGCAAAATCAGAAGAGATGGCAATCAAGGCAGTTCAGACAGTTGTAGAAAAACTCCGCAAAGGAGGAATCAAGATCAAAAATGATGCTGAGATAGTAGTGCAGAACATAGTGGCTGCAATCAACCTTGGTGGCAAGATTCACCTAGAGCATGCGGCAAGGACTCTTCCAAGGAGCATGTATGAACCAGAGCAGTTTCCAGGTCTCATACACAGAATGCTTGATCCCAAGACGGTTATTCTGCTGTTTGCATCAGGCAAGCTTGTCTGCACAGGAGCAAAAAAAGAAGCGGACGTATACAGATCTGTAAACAACCTGCACTCACTTCTTGAAGAAAAGAAGTTAATGATATACGATAACTAG